The Stenotrophomonas sp. ZAC14D1_NAIMI4_1 DNA segment TCTGGATGTAGCGGTCCAGCCGCTCGCCTTCCACCAGGATGGTGTCCAGCAGCGCACGCCGGTCAGCCGCGTCCATCGCCGTGCCATAGCTGGCCAGGCTGTCGGCCGAACCGATCATCGCCGCCAGCGGGGAGCGCAGGTCGTGCGACACCGAAGAGAGCAGGGCCGAACGCAGCCGCTCGGTCTCGTTGCTCACGTGGGCCTGTTCCAGCTCGGCCACCAGCTGCGTGCGCAGCGCGGCCTGGGCGATGTCGTCGACCATGGCCTCGGCCAGTTGGCGCTGCTCGGGCAGCAGGCGGGCCTGCGCACCGGGCAGGTACAGCCCGGCTACGCCGACGGCGCGGTCTTCGCCATCCAGCAGCGGCAGGAACCACCACTGCGCGCCGGCCAGGGTATCGGTGAAGCGGCCGCTGGGCTGGCGATGGCGCAGGGCCCAGTCGGCGGCGGCCAGGTCGGTGTCGCCGGGCTGGGCGCCGCCGCCGGTGGCGGTGTCAGCGCCGATCCGCAGCCAGGCCGGCACGTCCATGGCCTGTTCCAGTGCCTGCCGGCCGGCCTGCGCCACCTCGCCGTTGCCGGCCGCGCTGGCCAGCTGCCGGCCCAGCTGCTGGCGTGCGCGCGCATGCCGGTTGGCCGCACGCAGGGCGATCACCTGCATGCGCAGGCGCGAGGCGAGGCGCCCGGCCACCAGCGCGGCTGCCAGGAACAGGAAGACAGTGATCACGCCCTGCCGCGCGCCGATGGCGAAGGTGAAGCGCGGCGCGATGAACAGGAAGTTGTAGGCGAGGAAACACAGGATGGCTGCCATCACCGCCACGCTGGCGCGGGTGCGTGCGGCCACCAGCACCACCGCCACGATGAACACCATCGACAGGTCGGCCATCCCCACCCAGCGTTCGCCCAGCCACGCCACGCCGCAGGCCAGCGCCGTGGCCAGCAGTGCCTGCAGCGGCTCGTGGCTGATGCCGCGCATCGGTGGCAGCAGGCCTTCGCGTCGCGCGCGCGCACGCGCCTGCGGCGTGCTGATGATCGTGATCTCGTAGTGCGCGCCGCGCTGGATCAGCTGCTGGGTCAGGGTGCGGTTGAACATCCGTGCCAGCGGCCGCTCGCGGGTCCGCCCCAGCACCAGCGTCGACACGCCGTTGTGCGCGGCATGGTCCAGCAGGGCATCGGCGATGCTCGAGCCATGCAGCAGTTCGGCTTCGCCGCCCAGCCGCCGGGCCAGCGCGAAGGCCGCATCGATCTCGCGCCGGGTCGCCTCGTCCTGGCGCCGGCCCTGCACGGTCACCACCGTCCACGGCGCATCGCGGCGCTCGGCGATGCGCCGCGCCACGCGCACCAGGTATTCGCTCTGGCCGCCGCCATCAATGGCCACCAGCACGCCGCGGCGCAGCGGCAGGTTGCCTTCGCCGCGTGCGGCGCGGGTTTCGCGCAGGCTGCTGTCGACCCGGTCGGCGGCCTCCTGCATCGCCAGTTCGCGCAGCGCGGTCAGGTTGGCCGGCGAGAAGAACGCCTGCAGCGCCTGCGCAGCCTGTTCGGGCACGTACACCTTGCCCTGCTGCAGGCGCGCGATCAGTTCGCGCGGCGGCAGGTCCACCAGAACGATGTCATGCAGGCGGTCGAGCACGCCGTCGGGCACGGTCTCGCTCACCCGCACGCCGGTGATGCGCATCACCACATCGTTGAGGCTTTCCAGGTGCTGGATGTTGACCGTGGTCCAGACGTCGATGCCGGCGTCCAGCAGTTCCATCACGTCCTGCCAGCGCCGTTCATGGCGGCTGCCCGGCGCGTTGCGATGGGCCAGCTCGTCCACCAGCA contains these protein-coding regions:
- a CDS encoding sensor histidine kinase KdpD, which codes for MNDARTRQADALVEGLQREAGGKLTVFLGAAPGVGKTYTMLTRAQEQLRRGVDLVVAVVETHGRVDTQALLEGLPQLPLKGVAYHGHALQEMDLDAVLERHPALVLVDELAHRNAPGSRHERRWQDVMELLDAGIDVWTTVNIQHLESLNDVVMRITGVRVSETVPDGVLDRLHDIVLVDLPPRELIARLQQGKVYVPEQAAQALQAFFSPANLTALRELAMQEAADRVDSSLRETRAARGEGNLPLRRGVLVAIDGGGQSEYLVRVARRIAERRDAPWTVVTVQGRRQDEATRREIDAAFALARRLGGEAELLHGSSIADALLDHAAHNGVSTLVLGRTRERPLARMFNRTLTQQLIQRGAHYEITIISTPQARARARREGLLPPMRGISHEPLQALLATALACGVAWLGERWVGMADLSMVFIVAVVLVAARTRASVAVMAAILCFLAYNFLFIAPRFTFAIGARQGVITVFLFLAAALVAGRLASRLRMQVIALRAANRHARARQQLGRQLASAAGNGEVAQAGRQALEQAMDVPAWLRIGADTATGGGAQPGDTDLAAADWALRHRQPSGRFTDTLAGAQWWFLPLLDGEDRAVGVAGLYLPGAQARLLPEQRQLAEAMVDDIAQAALRTQLVAELEQAHVSNETERLRSALLSSVSHDLRSPLAAMIGSADSLASYGTAMDAADRRALLDTILVEGERLDRYIQNLLDMTRLGHEGLTIQRDWIGVDELIGSAARRLQRYQPKVRLELDIPATLAPIWVHPALVEQAVFNVMENAAKFSPPDAPVQVLARELDGQLRIDVIDAGPGIPDDERARIFDMFYSVERGDRGRHGTGLGLTICQGMIGAHGGSVQALPGRDGRGTLIRITLPLLKPAAHDEPDPD